GCTGCAATCAATCCGGGAAATAGCGGAGGCGCTCTTGTTAATATATATGGAGAGCTTGTTGGTATTAATACTCTAATCTATTCACAAACCGGAGGCTTTATAGGGATTGGATTTGCAATACCCTTAAATATGGCCAAAAAGGTAATGGAAGATATAATCTATCAGGGAAGAGTTACAAGAGGTTGGATCGGTGTTTCAATACAGGATCTCACAACTACCGCAAGAAATGCCTTAGGTATTGAACATAATGGCGGAGTATTGGTTTCAGATGTATTTAATGGCCAACCTGCTTATAACGCCGGAATCATACGGGGAGATGTGATCGTTAGCATCGGAGGGAAAACAATCGGAAATTCTAACGATCTTAGAAATACTGTTGCAGACCTTAGGCCAGGTGAAACTGTTGCTGTAGAAGTAATAAGGGATATGAAAACAATAACATTACGAATAACAATTGAAGAACGGGTATCTGATACGTCATCTCAATCAAATAGAGTTGAAGATGGAAATTCATCAGTCATCCCGCAATCACAAACTGCAAAAGAACATAATAAAACAGGTATTAGGGTTTCTGATCTTACTGACGAAATTAGAGAACGATACAATATCCCATCAGATATTGAGGGGGTATTTGTTCTCAGAATTGAACCACACATTAGTGATGCAAGGACAAGTTTAACCACCGGGGATATTATACTTCAGGTAAGAGTAGGTGGAGAGAAAGCAGTATCAATCTCCTCGGAGGAAAAGTTTGTAGAAATCACAGATACTTTTGAAAAAGGTGACCCGGTACTTTTGCTGGTCAGAAGGAATGGAAATACTTTCTTTCTGGCCTTTGAGTTTGATTAGAATGTTAGCACTTGAAGGACTGAATATTATGTACGGTTAAAAGGGGGGTATTACCACCAAAAGAAAAGATCACCTGGGAAAGCAAAGGTTTGAAATGGATGGTTTGTCATTAGATTAATTTTATATACTCGGAACTAACTACTCTTTACAATAAGGTTAATTAACTATTAGGAAGAAAGTAGGGTTCATATGTTTATGAACCCCACATTTGGTATTTATTCAGTATTCCCTTAGCAGAGATAAAACGTCATAATTGATTTTTTCTGAATTCTTGTACTGAGGTAAATTCTCGTGGAGAGATTCCCCTTTGGAAATAATTCCAAAGTCGAGGTTTTTATAGTTCCAGTAAGAAAATCCGATATCATTTTCTTTTAATACAGAGAGAAGATCAGAATACCACAACTGTTGGTACTTAAGCGGAACCGGAGCATAGGTACCAAATTCATTACAGATTACTGGTACATCATATTTATCTCTGAATTTAACTACTGGTTCAATTTCCTTTATTATCCGATCTCTGTCCCATGATCCTGCAGAAAGAACCAGACCGTATTTACGGATAAACCCAGCTCCATAGTTGCCGGGGTACTCTCTTTGAGTTTTAATCTCTGATTCACCGATCCATGGAGCAAGCTGATGAGTAAAAAGCAGTGGTTCATAAAAATGGAAACAATAGATTATGGAATCAAGCTCCACTGGCGTAAGTTCGGAAAAAGTAGATGGCCAGCTCCACATATTTGACCCTACAATAATAGGAGTGTTTTTGGAGTGAGAGCGGATAAACTTACATAATCTATCTTTTAGATTGTTCCATATGGTTGCATCCGGGGCTACTGGTTCATTTAAAACTTCATAAATTACATGATTTTCATTACTGTAGCGCTCCGAGAGGTGACCCCAAATCTTTTCGGTTTTGTTAACATATTCTTTTTCCGAAAAAAGTTTCTGAACAGGGATCTTTGATGTTTCGGCAAAATCATGCCCGGGACATTCATGAAGGTCCAATAAAAGTGTAAGAGAGTTTTCTTTGGAAAACTGCGCAGCTCGATCAATGTGTTTGATGCGGTTTTCTATAGGCTGAGCGTCTTCAGTGAAAAAAAGATAGTAGTCTATAGGCAGACGAATATGGTTAAAACCCCATGCGCTGATTTGTGCAAAATCTTCTTGTGCTATAAATGTTTCCATGTGAGTGTCGATCCCAGGAAACTGATTTGGATCTTTCTCTTTTATTGCATCTATTTGGCTGAGCCAGCCACCAAAATTAACCCCTCTGAGTCGTTCCATAATAATCCTTTAAAGCATTAAATTAGAGATATCTGTTTAGAATACATAAGCATTCTTATGATATCTCTTAATATAAATACAGACAAATTAATTAGAAATAGTTCATTAATTAGAAAAAAGAGCTATTTCTGAAGGGGAGAGAAAGAGTGGCCCCTTATTTGGACGTTTCTCATTTGGGTCATTAAAGGGTTGAATTAGTGCTTTGAAAGCTGATATTTCATTTGGAATTTCGTGTTCAGAAATATTTCGTGTGTTGTGCCAGTCTTTATTGATCACTACCCCCAGGGATCCTGAATTGTGATTACTTTCCTTAATGAGAAAAAGCAGGTCCCAATCATAGCCGGAAACAGCTCTCCAGCTTCCTTCCTCTTTTAAAATATCTGTATTCAATTTCAATTTATTTATATTACTGATCCAATCCTGAATATCCCATTTTTTCTCACTAAGATCTTCAGGTGAAGAGTTTACGACGTGAAGACCTTTGGGTGTTCCAAATTCATATCCGATTGGCATGAGTAAGCCCTTGGAAAACAATGCTGAAAGGAGATATCTGTTTTTCTGCATGTGAAGAGATCCTGGTGGATCTGAAGAGAGTCTGGTCGTATCATGGGATTCGGGAAAAGAGATACTTGGTGCTATGCTTTTAAACTGGCAGTGCTGGTCAATGCACCAGGGGGCCTCAAAGTTCCACCACTTGCTGGAGTTAAAGAGATAGTCAAAGCCGCAATCTTGAAGTGCCATGGTTTGCTCAAGAGTACATCCCAGTGTTTCAGCAAGAAATTTGGATTTGGGATTTCGCTTCTTTGCAGTATTTATAAGTGTTTTCCAAACCTCTGAAGGGATTTTGTATGCAGCATCGCATCGGTAGCCGCTTATCCCCAAATCCTGATAGAAGGACAACATTTTCTGCCAAAACGCTATTAAACCATCCATATCAGGGTTATCATCGTAATTTATTTCAGAAAGATCGCCCCAAACGGTCACATTTGATGGGTTAGCCGGGTCAATTGCATAGGGGTGGACTATGTTACCATTTTCGTCTTTTTTAAACCACTCAGGATGCTCTTTAACCAAAACAGATTCATTAGCAGTGTGATTGATTACCAG
This region of Chitinispirillales bacterium ANBcel5 genomic DNA includes:
- a CDS encoding alpha-amylase family glycosyl hydrolase, which codes for MKNSSPTLIYNLFPRVFKTIDDWSSHVEKIASMNFNSIYVNPFHTVGGSKSLYAVDDYFKLNPDFLKPGADPKDFSPLKKFLKKCDKYNIQVYMDLVINHTANESVLVKEHPEWFKKDENGNIVHPYAIDPANPSNVTVWGDLSEINYDDNPDMDGLIAFWQKMLSFYQDLGISGYRCDAAYKIPSEVWKTLINTAKKRNPKSKFLAETLGCTLEQTMALQDCGFDYLFNSSKWWNFEAPWCIDQHCQFKSIAPSISFPESHDTTRLSSDPPGSLHMQKNRYLLSALFSKGLLMPIGYEFGTPKGLHVVNSSPEDLSEKKWDIQDWISNINKLKLNTDILKEEGSWRAVSGYDWDLLFLIKESNHNSGSLGVVINKDWHNTRNISEHEIPNEISAFKALIQPFNDPNEKRPNKGPLFLSPSEIALFSN
- a CDS encoding Do family serine endopeptidase; the encoded protein is MRRGIVRLNKLSRFLMLSFLLFTNCTLAQQNDKTTRPSPGSVSFGAQNRPQRENLEDIERFRNVFVQIAEEVVPWVVSVIPTKVDTVLFYNNPFYRQFEQEPGFDYFFGPRHNQSQEPPLERRERRQQGLGSGVIVSKEGYILTNYHVIAGASEVEVRLSNSRTLKTELTGFDSLTDLAVLKITDEIPQDLPVAYLGNSDSLKPGDWVTAVGNPFSLTSTVTVGIVSALGRQVGDQTMYQDFIQTDAAINPGNSGGALVNIYGELVGINTLIYSQTGGFIGIGFAIPLNMAKKVMEDIIYQGRVTRGWIGVSIQDLTTTARNALGIEHNGGVLVSDVFNGQPAYNAGIIRGDVIVSIGGKTIGNSNDLRNTVADLRPGETVAVEVIRDMKTITLRITIEERVSDTSSQSNRVEDGNSSVIPQSQTAKEHNKTGIRVSDLTDEIRERYNIPSDIEGVFVLRIEPHISDARTSLTTGDIILQVRVGGEKAVSISSEEKFVEITDTFEKGDPVLLLVRRNGNTFFLAFEFD
- a CDS encoding cellulase family glycosylhydrolase, with translation MERLRGVNFGGWLSQIDAIKEKDPNQFPGIDTHMETFIAQEDFAQISAWGFNHIRLPIDYYLFFTEDAQPIENRIKHIDRAAQFSKENSLTLLLDLHECPGHDFAETSKIPVQKLFSEKEYVNKTEKIWGHLSERYSNENHVIYEVLNEPVAPDATIWNNLKDRLCKFIRSHSKNTPIIVGSNMWSWPSTFSELTPVELDSIIYCFHFYEPLLFTHQLAPWIGESEIKTQREYPGNYGAGFIRKYGLVLSAGSWDRDRIIKEIEPVVKFRDKYDVPVICNEFGTYAPVPLKYQQLWYSDLLSVLKENDIGFSYWNYKNLDFGIISKGESLHENLPQYKNSEKINYDVLSLLREY